A single window of Coleofasciculus chthonoplastes PCC 7420 DNA harbors:
- the cphA gene encoding cyanophycin synthetase yields the protein MRILKIQTLRGPNYWSIRRHKLIVMRLDLEELIDKPSNVLPGFYEGLVETLPSLEDHFCSPGVRGGFLSRVKEGTMMGHIIEHVALELQELAGMRVGFGRTRETGTAGIYQVVFEYIDEQAGRYAARAAVRLCQSIIDTRAYPQRELAQDLKDLSELARDAALGPSTEALVKEADARGIPWLTLSARAMIQLGYGLHQKRIQATLSDYSGILGVELACDKEGTKQILLDAGVPVPRGTTVLYLDELDSAIEYVGGYPIVIKPLDGNHGRGITIDIRNWDEVEKAYDRAKDISRAVIVERYYPGFDHRVLVINGKVEAVAQRIPARVIGDGKSTVEELIERTNRDPNRGDGHDNVLTKIVVDHTSLSVLERQGYSLDTVLKEDEVCYLRATANLSTGGIAIDRTDDIHPENVWLAERVAKIIGLDIAGIDIVTPDISQPLRDIDGVVVEVNAAPGFRMHVCPSEGLPRNVAAPVMDMLFPPGQASRIPILAVTGTNGKTTTTRLLAHIYKQTGHVVGYTTTDGIYIGDHLVEQGDTTGPQSAQVILKDPTVEVAVLETARGGILRSGLAFDACDVGVVLNVSADHLGIGDIDTLDQMAHLKSVVAESVSPAGYAVLNAEDPLVTEMAQRVKGHVAFFSMNPDNEVVKAHTRQGGLAGVYENGYLSLIRGEWTLRIEKAENMPVTMRGMAPFQIANALAASLAAFAQGVPIEAIRDALTTFRASVAQTPGRMNLFNLGEYHALVDYAHNAASYEAVGGFVRNWSGERVGVVGGPGDRRDEDFINLGRLSADIFDRIIIKEDADLRGRPSGEAAELIRKGILETNPDREYEIILNETDAINTALDGVASGGLVVIFPEKVSGTIRLIEERRPLPENGYQSVGESPVDLQPSVANPR from the coding sequence ATGAGAATTCTAAAAATCCAGACGTTACGCGGTCCCAACTACTGGAGCATTCGACGCCATAAACTTATTGTCATGCGTCTTGATTTGGAGGAACTCATCGATAAACCCTCCAATGTACTTCCGGGATTCTACGAGGGACTGGTAGAGACGCTACCCAGTCTAGAGGATCATTTCTGTTCTCCGGGTGTTCGGGGTGGGTTCTTAAGTCGGGTCAAAGAAGGCACGATGATGGGGCATATTATCGAACATGTGGCGCTGGAACTTCAGGAACTGGCAGGAATGCGCGTTGGGTTTGGTCGGACTCGGGAAACTGGGACAGCCGGAATTTATCAAGTTGTTTTCGAGTACATTGACGAGCAGGCGGGTCGCTATGCGGCTAGGGCGGCTGTGCGCTTGTGCCAAAGTATTATCGATACTAGAGCCTATCCCCAACGGGAGTTAGCTCAAGACTTAAAAGACCTGAGCGAACTGGCTCGCGATGCGGCGTTAGGACCGAGTACAGAAGCCTTGGTCAAAGAAGCCGACGCCCGAGGCATTCCCTGGCTTACCCTAAGTGCCAGAGCCATGATTCAGCTTGGCTACGGGTTGCATCAGAAGCGAATTCAAGCCACCTTGAGTGATTACTCCGGAATTTTAGGGGTGGAATTAGCCTGTGATAAAGAAGGGACGAAGCAGATTTTGCTGGATGCGGGGGTTCCGGTTCCCCGAGGCACAACGGTGCTTTATTTGGACGAATTAGACAGCGCGATCGAGTATGTGGGGGGGTATCCGATTGTGATTAAACCCCTGGATGGTAATCATGGACGGGGGATTACGATTGACATCCGCAACTGGGATGAAGTGGAAAAAGCTTATGATCGCGCTAAAGATATTTCCCGTGCTGTGATTGTCGAGCGCTATTATCCCGGTTTTGACCACCGCGTCTTGGTGATTAACGGGAAAGTTGAAGCCGTCGCCCAGCGGATTCCAGCACGGGTAATTGGGGATGGTAAGTCCACGGTTGAGGAACTGATTGAACGGACGAACCGCGATCCCAATCGGGGCGACGGTCATGATAACGTCCTGACGAAAATTGTCGTCGATCATACGAGTCTGAGTGTACTAGAACGTCAAGGTTACAGTTTAGATACAGTCCTCAAAGAAGATGAGGTTTGTTATTTACGGGCAACGGCTAATCTGAGTACGGGGGGTATTGCCATAGACCGCACGGACGATATCCACCCGGAAAACGTTTGGTTAGCGGAGCGCGTGGCTAAAATTATTGGTCTGGATATTGCCGGCATTGATATTGTCACGCCTGATATTAGCCAACCCCTACGGGACATTGATGGCGTGGTGGTGGAAGTAAATGCGGCACCTGGATTCCGGATGCATGTCTGTCCCTCTGAAGGTTTACCGCGCAATGTCGCCGCGCCGGTGATGGATATGCTGTTTCCACCGGGACAAGCCAGTCGGATTCCGATTCTGGCGGTGACAGGGACGAATGGGAAAACCACCACCACTCGCTTGCTTGCCCATATCTATAAGCAAACGGGTCATGTTGTTGGGTATACCACGACGGATGGGATCTACATTGGCGATCATCTGGTGGAACAAGGAGACACCACTGGACCCCAAAGCGCTCAAGTGATTCTCAAAGATCCCACGGTTGAGGTGGCGGTATTGGAAACAGCACGAGGCGGGATTCTGCGATCGGGTTTAGCCTTTGATGCTTGTGATGTGGGTGTTGTTTTAAATGTCTCGGCGGATCACTTGGGCATTGGCGATATTGATACCCTTGACCAGATGGCGCATCTTAAGAGTGTAGTGGCTGAATCGGTGAGTCCTGCTGGGTATGCCGTTCTTAATGCTGAAGATCCCCTAGTGACAGAAATGGCACAGCGCGTCAAAGGGCATGTGGCATTTTTCTCCATGAATCCCGACAATGAGGTGGTGAAAGCTCATACCCGCCAGGGAGGTTTAGCAGGGGTGTATGAAAATGGCTACCTATCATTAATCCGAGGCGAATGGACGCTGCGGATTGAGAAGGCGGAAAATATGCCTGTAACGATGAGAGGAATGGCACCGTTCCAAATTGCTAATGCCTTAGCCGCGAGTCTCGCCGCCTTTGCTCAAGGGGTTCCGATTGAGGCAATTCGTGACGCTTTGACCACATTCCGGGCGTCTGTGGCGCAGACACCGGGACGGATGAATTTATTTAATCTGGGTGAGTATCATGCCTTGGTGGATTATGCCCATAATGCTGCCAGTTATGAAGCTGTGGGCGGCTTTGTCCGCAATTGGTCTGGGGAACGGGTTGGCGTCGTTGGTGGACCAGGCGATCGCCGAGATGAGGATTTCATTAATCTGGGACGACTCTCTGCGGACATTTTTGACCGGATCATTATTAAAGAAGATGCGGATTTACGGGGACGTCCCAGTGGCGAGGCGGCGGAGTTGATTCGCAAGGGAATTCTGGAGACGAATCCGGATCGGGAGTATGAAATTATTCTCAATGAAACCGACGCGATTAATACGGCGTTAGACGGCGTGGCGTCCGGT
- a CDS encoding cyanophycinase: protein MLQLDSQFQATTMPQSTKTAIIVIGGAEDKVHGREILQTFFRRSGAGEARIAIIPSASREPAIIGDRYQRIFEDMGAKEIKVLDVRDRAQGSDAELQEYVETCTGVFMTGGDQLRLCGLLSDTPLMEKVRQRAHLGEITLAGTSAGAAVMGHHMIAGGGSGESPNRSLVDMATGLGIIPEVIVDQHFLNRNRIARLMSAIAMHPDRLGIGIDEDTCIIFERDGWLQVMGKGTVTIIDPGELSHTNQVDIGSTDPIGLHNLRVHVLCHGDRYHVYKRALMPVNA from the coding sequence ATGCTGCAGTTAGACTCTCAATTCCAAGCGACGACAATGCCTCAATCGACAAAAACCGCAATCATTGTTATTGGTGGTGCGGAAGATAAAGTTCATGGACGGGAGATCCTGCAAACCTTTTTTCGTCGATCGGGTGCAGGTGAGGCGCGAATTGCGATTATTCCATCGGCGTCGCGAGAACCCGCGATTATTGGCGATCGCTATCAGCGGATTTTTGAGGATATGGGGGCAAAGGAAATTAAAGTCCTGGATGTGCGCGATCGCGCTCAAGGTTCGGATGCTGAGCTACAAGAGTATGTGGAAACCTGTACGGGTGTATTCATGACCGGTGGAGATCAACTGCGTTTGTGCGGTTTGCTCTCGGATACCCCGTTAATGGAAAAAGTCCGCCAACGGGCACATTTAGGGGAGATTACCTTAGCGGGAACCAGTGCAGGTGCGGCGGTGATGGGTCATCACATGATCGCAGGCGGTGGGAGTGGTGAGTCCCCGAATCGCTCCTTAGTCGATATGGCAACAGGGTTGGGGATTATTCCTGAAGTTATTGTCGATCAGCATTTTCTGAATCGAAATCGCATCGCCCGCTTGATGAGTGCGATCGCCATGCACCCAGATCGCTTGGGGATCGGCATCGATGAAGATACTTGTATCATCTTTGAGCGAGATGGTTGGTTACAGGTTATGGGCAAAGGTACGGTGACGATTATTGATCCCGGAGAACTGTCTCACACCAATCAAGTGGATATTGGCAGCACCGATCCCATTGGTCTACATAACCTCCGAGTCCATGTTTTATGTCATGGCGATCGCTATCATGTCTATAAACGAGCATTAATGCCAGTCAACGCCTAA
- the trmD gene encoding tRNA (guanosine(37)-N1)-methyltransferase TrmD, with protein sequence MRFDVVTLFPDFFTSPLASGLLGKALTKQIAQVHLVNPRDFATDKHRRVDDEPYGGGVGMLMKPEPIFAAVESLPRLPRREVILMTPQGQPMNQPLLVELATGYDQIVIICGHYEGVDERVLHLVTREVSLGDFVLTCGEIPALALINGVVRLRPGTVGKVESLKLESFEAGLLDYPQWTRPAEFRGWHVPDVLLSGNHQAIDQWRKDQQIQRTRERRPDLYDKWVKPAENPPSPSNERDRDTSL encoded by the coding sequence GTGCGTTTTGATGTTGTCACCCTGTTTCCGGATTTCTTTACCTCTCCCCTGGCGTCAGGACTGCTGGGTAAGGCATTGACCAAACAAATCGCCCAGGTGCATTTAGTCAATCCTCGTGATTTTGCCACCGATAAACACCGACGGGTGGATGATGAACCTTATGGGGGTGGGGTGGGGATGCTAATGAAACCCGAACCAATTTTTGCGGCGGTGGAGTCGTTACCTAGATTACCTCGGCGAGAAGTGATTCTGATGACGCCTCAAGGACAACCGATGAACCAGCCCCTGTTGGTTGAGTTGGCGACGGGTTATGACCAGATTGTGATTATCTGTGGACATTATGAAGGTGTCGATGAACGAGTCTTACATTTAGTGACGCGAGAGGTATCGTTAGGGGATTTTGTCTTAACCTGCGGTGAAATTCCCGCACTCGCCCTAATTAATGGGGTGGTGAGATTACGTCCTGGAACCGTGGGGAAAGTAGAATCCCTTAAATTAGAGAGTTTTGAAGCCGGATTATTAGACTATCCGCAGTGGACACGCCCTGCTGAATTTCGCGGTTGGCACGTCCCAGATGTTTTATTATCGGGCAATCATCAGGCGATTGACCAGTGGCGCAAAGACCAACAGATTCAGAGAACCCGGGAACGTCGCCCTGATTTATACGACAAATGGGTTAAGCCGGCTGAAAATCCGCCGAGTCCGAGTAATGAAAGGGATAGAGACACAAGCCTGTAG